In Ovis canadensis isolate MfBH-ARS-UI-01 breed Bighorn chromosome 11, ARS-UI_OviCan_v2, whole genome shotgun sequence, the DNA window GATTGGAAGTGGGGTTCCCATGAAACTAAAAATATTCTTCAAGAACACTTCTTAGCTGGATCACAAGGATGGGTCCATAATGTAGCCATGCCTCCACCAGCATCAGatacttgggttgtttctagtatttttgctttttaaagtgagGCTGTCTCATGGTTCATACATTGCTTCTCTGTTTCATCAGATCTTACTGGTTTTTACCTTCTTAAGCGCAACAAGCCCAGGAACCCAGGTGATGATGGGAGTTGGTGTCAAGGGGAATACTACATGACAAACATAGCTAGCtgggactgggggagggggatTCAAGGCGACTTCTGAGCCTCTGCCACCTATGGAGCACCCTTAGTTGGGGTGGGACGTGGTCTGCACTGAACCGGGGGTGCTCTGGGTGAGCTGGACAGGGAATTGGAGGCCCAGCACACCACAGGGTCATGCAGTTAACATCTAGAGGCTGGGACACAGGCCGCTTTGGCCTGTGGGGACTCTAGGAGCAGCGTCTCAAGGGAAACGGGTATCCTGTGGGGCCATGTGCAGCTGCAGAGATGGCCGCCCCTGGGCCCACCTGCTGGCCGTGAGTGTGGGCCATGTGCCCCAGGCCCCCTCCTACCTGCCTGGATGAGCACAGCTGCCCGCCTCCGCCTGGCCTGCGTGCGGCACCGGTGTCTCCTCCAGCCACGCTGGATGTGGCGGGCACACTGCTCCAGCACCTGGGCACGCGCGCGCTCCAGGAGCTCCAGCTGGGGGAAGGGCGTCCGCTGAGGTCCTCAGCCTCCTGCGTTCCCCGTCCTCCACCCAGGCCTGTGGCCGCCAGCTCCTCACCCTAGGCCCGCTTACCGTGGAGTCGGTCATGAATACCTTGGTCCTGCCGCAGTGCAGCGGGGCTGGCAGTGCgtggaggatctcctggaggaggccccGCAGCGTGGCCGGCTCGGTGCACGGAGGGCGCTCTGAGGATGGAGACAGGGCCCATCAGCGTGTCACCATCCCCTCAGCGTCCCCCTGACGTACCACAGGCTTCCTTCCCGCTGCACCTGCTTCTCAacatcccttccttccttttgggGAGGAGGCCAGAGGGGGCCTCTTCTCATTGTCCCCCAGGCTGCCCCAAGGGATCTCGAGGTCCCCCTGGAGgctgtgccctgcactggccggcagCCCCCACCCTGGAGGTCCCCTCGGGCAGGGGGCACTTGGTGCCTAGACTCCCACGCTGCTTCGCCAGCCTGTTTCCAAGGCTCCAAACATGCTGAGGGCCGCacggggcagcccagcctcccccTCTGCCCCCGAGCCCTCCCGCCCCGGATGGAAAGTGGAGAACAGACCCCCAGACCCCAGCGGaggccctgcctgccccccacACCTGGCAGGGCAGCTCCTGCAGACAGAGGGTTTACCTGAGGGCTCTGACCACCTTTAGCTGCCCAGGGCCTCTCTGGAGACAGCGGCAGCCAGAGGCGACGCAGCAGATGAGAAACAGCAGCAAAGCCGACCAGGGGCCCGGGGGGCTTTGGGCAAGAGACAGAACAGGAGAGCACACCGCAGGGAGAgcggggagaggtggggagaaagGATGAAAGGAGTGGGAAAACTGCCCGAGAGATGGGAGATCCAAAGCAGAACTGTGCCTGCGGGTGCAGGGCCCCGGGGCAAGGCTGGGGGGGGCGGTGTGCTGGGGGGACTCGCCCCGTCCTTGGCCTTtgcccaggtgtgtgtgtgtgtgtgtgtgaatgtattgGGAGGACGCGGCAGCCTTTGcccaagtgtgtgtgtctgtgtctgtgtgtgtgtatgtctgtgtctgtgtgtgtgtgggtgtattgAGGGGACTTGCCCCGTCCTTGGCCTTTGCCCAGGGTCTTCACACCTGCTCTCACAGCCTCAGTGACGCCAAGTGCGACAGACAACCCCCCGAAGAGCAGGCCTCTCCTGACATCCCCCTGGCCAGGCCTGGCCCGGCAGCTGCCCCCAAAAGAAAGCCCTTTCCCGACCACTCTTCCCTGCTGGCCGGGCCTAGCTAATCCTCCCTACATCAAATCCAGTGCTAGCCAAGTCCGACCAATTTGTTCCCAACATTTCCCAACTGTGCCCACATCTagagcctctctcccctctggcCACTCAGGGCCCCACCCCGCAGTGGCCTCCGGAAAGCCCCAGGCTGGAAGTGCCTCCCATCTATCTGGAGACTGTCCGGCTTCTGGGACTGGGGTCCGCCTGCCCCCAGCCTCGCCTCACTGTCCTCTATCCCCAGGAGCCAGCAAGCTTCAACAGCCTGGAGCTCCTCACACACACGGTGCTGTCTCCTGTCCATGCAGTGCCTTCACCCGGCTAGTCCCACCCCACCTCAGacgccacctcctccaggaagccttcctggttCACCACGCACAGCATCCCATTTCTGTCTCGCCATTTTCCTCACTGCTTAACTGCCTTCTTTCAGTCTCTCCCACTGGACCAAGAGCCATGAGGGCAGGACTGTGTCTTACTCATCTCTGAGGCCCCAGGCCCTCGCCCTGAGATGGTCCAAGTAGGTGCCCAGGGAACTGGGTGAACAGATGACTGGCCAGTGGGTGCCCTCACCTGAGCGCCCTCCATCAGGACACGGGCCATGGCGGCCGAGCGTTGTGGCAGGACGGAGCCTTCTCAGTAGCTCGTACCGCTCCACGAAGTTCCGGTGAGAGACCCTGGAAGCCGAGACAGGTGGAAGGAGAATCAGAGTGACCAGCGGGGAGCCGGCTCACTGTTTACTCTGCTCGACCACCCGTGAGACACTGCCCTGCTGTGCCCACTGCGTGGATGAGGTCACTGGGCTCCCTTGGCGGGAAGCCAGCCTTGGCCTTTGCCAGATGGAGCCTTGCTTTTCTCCGCAAGGCCTTAACAGAGTGCACTCGCTCTCAGCCTCCAGGACACCCGCAGCCCCGCTTCCTCTTTTACCCCCAACTCCCTCCAGGCTGTTGCTGGCTTCTCATCCCTCAGGGAGTGGCCTCACACCTCCCGCCTCACCCTGGGTCTCCTCCTTGCTCATGCTGTTAAAAGTCACTGAGAACAGTCCCTCACATGCCCCAACATTTCAACCCTGACTCCCCACCCCTGGGCGTCCCCCCAGGTCATCCTGTGTCAGCAACTGTCCCGATTCACCCATTTGCCTCAGATGGAAGCTGGAAGTTGCTTCTGTGGCCTGGAAGTCGGCCGCTCCGCTCCCCAGTGACCCACCATCCATCAGCCCAGGTCCCACTCCCACAGCCACGCCACAGTCCACTTCTACCCCTTTTCTTTCACCAGGCCAGCCTTGCACCTGGAGGATCGGTAACCATCTCCCACTCACgtcctcccttctctcctgacTGTAGGGCAGACCCGGTGCCTCCACAAACCAGGGCACAGCAAGTGAGCACAGCCCCCGAGCTCCAGGCCGACTTCTGCGGTCCTGCCTCTCACTCCATCTCCGCGTCTGCTGGGCGTGGCCTGAGCGCCACCCTGGCTCCGCCCCGCCCCAGTGCCGGACCGACAGACCGACCCACTCACCTGATGGGGAAGCCGGCGGCACTGATGTGGATGGTCTCCACGAGGCCACAGGCCTCCAGCTGGCTCAGGACCTGCGGGGAGGGGAGATGGCGTGGGCAGCAGGGGCCAGAGGCCCCAGACGCCACGCCATCAGTGGCCCCGCTGGCAGGGAGCCGCGGGCTCCCGTGAGGGCGGACACCCTTTGGGGCAGCGAGCAATCAAGGGACCTGGAGAGACTCTCCCTGCTAGAAGGGGTCCCAGTGGCTCCAGATCCCTTTATGTGAAGCCTGGCTTCTGGTACAGTGGAGGCCGGTGCTGGCCGTCTTACTGCTTCCAACTCTGCTTCACAACGTAGCCTGATCCAGTtcctagtttttatttattttatattctgcagACAACACAGTGCGTCACAGCTGAGAGGTGGGGGAGGTTATACTGTGAAGACGCTTCCGGGACCCACCCAAGGTCTTTACCATACAGCCATGATCCTGGCCATGGACCCTAAGGCCACATCAACCATGTGGCTGTGGGGCCCACTCCAGCACCTTCCAGCTCTCACACCTCACCCACATCCCTCCACAGGCCAAAGGGCAGCTGCTGGCCACACAGTGCTTCTGAGCAAATTTTAGGAACTACATACACCCTCATCAGAACCAGCCCTGTGCCTGGTCTGTAAGGTGATGCAGACTCTCAGCTAATCACAAAAGACACCCGTTCCTCTGGGCCGCCTGTCCTTCAGGGCACGTGACTTGGTGAGCAGAGAGCATGATGCACTGTGGCCCCTACTCGCCGCTGTGGCTGGGCCACTGTGCAGCAGGCCACACCACCGTACACGACTGTCCTGCCAGAGCTGGGGAGAGAAGCCCTTCCTCACGCCATTCCACTTGGAGCAGACGTCCGTCTCTCACCCCTCCAGCCTCTCGGCACAATGGGACCCTCCACGAAGCAGCTCCAGCCCAGTGTGTTACCTCCTCTCGGTGGAATATCTGCGCCTGGGCCTGGCTGTTGGGCTTGATGCAGCGAATGTAGTGGGGTGTGGTGCCGTGTAGCACCTGCAGGAGCTGCTCCAGGGAGGCCTGCAGAGGAGAGACTGTGGCTCAGGCTGCAGGGGGGCATCGGCTGGGCAACCCGGAGACCAGGACCCTTACACACCCAGGATGACTCCCAGCGGCCCTCACTGGGTATACCCAGAGCACGCCCCCAGGGACCCTTCTTGACCTGTGACCCTCCACCTGGTCCATCTGCCTGCATCTAGTCTCAGGCTCCCCCCACAAAACCAGGGCAACCTTCCCAGAAGGGAACCGTCTCAGAACCCCTGTCGTTCATTCAGGCGACTCCTGTCATTACTAAGCCTGTTGTGTGTGCCGGGGCTACGACACAGCTGTCCACCGTCATCTCACAGCGCTGGGCCTCGCAGACACGGGGCAGGCCCTCAGGGGCGTGTCTGAGGCTGGACAAGGAGGTGTTTCCGGGCCCCGGGAGGTGATGAGAAGATCGGTCGGAAGCAGGACAAGGAATAAACCGAGAGGGGCGGCAGGAGGGTGGGAGTGCCGCAGAGCCGAGGGGAGGGCCGAGGGGCGGGGCTGGGAGCAGCCCACGGCGCCCGAGGACAGAGTCCGTCAGGAAGCGAGGGGGCTGGCAGCCGGCTGCCACGGAGCTTCAGCAGCCGCTGCTCTTTCGTGATCGCTCTATCGGCGGAGGGCGAGGGCACACCGCCGCCCACGGGCCCGAGGCTTCCCGTCACGCCAACTACAGACCCCCAGTTCATCTGTCAGGTTCCCGTCTCTACCGCAAATCGGGACCATGGCTCTGGGCTCCGCCGTGCTCTGGGTGCACAGCCCCGATCCCAAGAGGTGTTCGGTAAATGCTGGACACTCATGAGAGAGCACGTGGTGTCAATGCCGCCAGACCCACCTTGAACTTGGACACCACGGTCAACACAGGGGCCCGGTTCTGCCCGGAGGGCTCCTCCTGGGACTTTTCTTCGGGGTCGGCAGGAAACAGCACCTTGAGCAGGGGGTCCTGGGAttgctggaggagcctggtcagctccGGGGGGACAGGGTCCTatggggaaaggaaagggcaGCGGGTGAGGGTGGAGGGCTTGGGGGGGAGCTGCCGGCCCTGTTCACTGGGGCTCCAGGAGGAGGGCTGGCCCACGTCTGAGCCTGGAGGTCAGGAGACGCTGTGTGAGGCGGGTTGTTTCCGGGCAGGTTGTGCCGGAGTAGCAGAGACTTCAGAAAGGTGGGCCCGAGAGGTGACCCTAGACCCCGAGAGGATGTCGGGGCAGGCAGGGGACACCGTGGATGCTTCTGCACACGTGCGGCGACGCCTCCGCCTTTGGATTCACAGGTGACACCGGGCACGGCCCGGCCCTCACCTTGTTCTTCTCCACCAGGCCTGCGGTGCGGTACCGCACGGGCCCCGCGTAATGCAGCACAATGAAGTTGGGCTCCGGGCTCAGCCTGTCGCGGCCCAGGCGGGGGCGGCCGGTCAGGGCGCTCTCGATGCGCGTCTGGAGCTGGGCTGCGCTGCTTGGCCGATTAAGGCGGCACTCCTGTGTGGGGCGGGCAGTCAGCTGCAGGGCAGAGGGGTGCGGGAACCCACCCATGGGAGCACCATGGCACCCCTGCAACGGCGGGCTCACAGGGCAGGCGAACCCATTaagcagacagacagaaagaggcACACGGTGGGCCTCGGGGTCCCAGGAAAAGCCCAAAGCCCCGCCCAGGGGCCTCTGCACACCGGCGACCCTCCCACCTCGTTTATGAGGGAGCAGATGCtgacggggctcccctcgatgagATCCAAGCAGGGCTGGTTGTCCTGGTAGCTGACAAACGACCACTCCAGGCCCTCGACTGCGTACTCCtcctgggggtggagggcaggggtcTGAGCTCTGGTGGGTCACCCCCTGCTGGCCTCGGCACTCACAGAGGGAAGTGAAGGCGCCCAGCGGCACCCAGGCCGGGGCTGGGGGCCGGGGAGAGGGCGAGGACGTGGGCCGCCCACCACGCACCTGCTGGGCCCGGAGGTAGTGAGCCACGAAGTGCTGCTGCAGCTTCTCGTTGGCGTAGTTGATGCAGAGCTGCTCCAAGCTGTTGTTGGGGAATGACTCAAACCCGTACACGTCCAGCAGGCCTGGGGGGCCGGGGGAACCCGTGGGGGTTACTGTGGGGCTACAGCGGCCTGGGGTGAGGCCTCACCCTTGGCAGCCTCAGGATGGAACCGAGTGGGTACTCTACCCCACCCCAAGGAGGGAGGCGGTTCCCATCGCCACCTCCTGCCCCTCAGAACTCAGCAGGAAGAGGCCGAAGGTGTGAGggaaccaggacccagggaccccgtGTCCCACCCAGTCTGAGTGCTCACCATTCTGTTAGCCAACATTACTGATGCCTCTGAGCTTTGCTTCCTCCCCTACCTGACTGTCCCACCCAGGGTCCAAAGATGTTCTCAAATCCCCCCCGAGGCCCTTCGAGCCCGTTCGCTGCTCCTCACTACTCTCCTGAGACTGGATCTGGGTCTCCAGGGGGTGAAGGGGCCCTCGTGACCCGGGCACCAGCTGAGCCTGCCTGGAGAGCTAGGGATGGCCAGACATGGGCACCGGAGAAAGCGACATTGGCCCACACTGGTGGAGCAGGAGGGGATGGGTGCAGGAGTTGCCCAGAGGCCCCCAGGAGACCTGCGCTCTGCTCTGTCCAGGGTCCCCCGACCTACCTATGAAAGTGGTCCAGGAGTCGGGGGCGGCACAGATGCTGCTGTTGATCACCGAGACCAGCCAGTCAAACAGcctgttggtgtgtgtgtggggggggttcGGGTGAGAGGGGTCCAGTTGAGCTGGAAGGGTGGCAGAACTGCCCTTCCCGCCTGGGTACCACCCTTGGATGGAGGGCCTGTCTTCTGAGCCTGAAAGGTCAAGGGCTAAACCCTCTCCGCTGGTTTCCCGCCCATCCTGTCCCAGCCCACTACATCTGCAGGCTGGGGTCACGTGTGTTCCCAGGCACATGAAAGCCTGGCTGGTTCACAGCAAGAGTGAGCAGGGGACCAGCTGCAGGCACATCACAGTAAACTCCCTTTACCGCCTGCTTACAGACTGAAAGTCTGTGCCAACTCGACATCGAACAAGCCTATAGTGCCACTTTTCCAACagtgctattttaaaattattatacgTTGTTCTTTCAGACATaaagctattgcacacttaacaggCTACCATCCAGTGTAAATACACCTTATCTATGTACTAAGAAACCAACAAATTTGTGCGACTCGCTTTATTGCGGTGGTCTGAAAGTGACTCATATCGCTGAGGTCTGCTGTGGAACACTGGGGCTGGACAGGGTGGGGGTGCGCCTCAGTCACTGGCCTGACACCCAGCTGCCGTCTTGACAAGAAGGGGTGGAGGGGCAGGCCTGGGTGGGATTATAAAGGACTGAGTTCACTGGACTCCCCTGCAAACCTCGGCCAGTGGAGGCCAGAGCTCAAGGCCCCGCGACATCCCCCTACTCTGTCCTGTATGAGGGCACCCCGTCACCCCAGTTGGACAGTGACACCCTGCACTCTGCAACCATCGCCCCTGAGACGATGGAATGGTTGCCGTCCAACGTGGTGACACGTACGGCATGATACAAGGGTTTTCTTCCTTATGGCTTCTTTAAGTAACTGCTCTGCAAATTTTTAAACGGTTTCTATTTTTGCAATAAGGGCTTCAAATATCCATGTGAGGTAGTAAAAACAAGAGACCTAGTGATACAAGGACCTGTTTGCTGTGTGTAGTGAGAGGTTCACCGTGTCTGTGACCGGCATGCTTTATCTACCCATTTTGCAGTCATTTGAcacaaaacctttaaaaatctttGCCCTGAAATTCTGACCTGAAATTTGCTTCAAGGGAGTGAGAACGGAGCCCCTTGCTAAACTGGGTTCAGTCTGGGCCCAGGGGCCCTGGGCCACTTTCCCTCAGAGGTTCCGACTCCCTCAGCAGTGCTGGTCAGGCTCTTAGCTCTTGAGCAGTTCATGAAAGCAACGGGACCGTCCCTCCAGCTGCCCAAGCACTCAGATGtgtgcacacgtacacacagaGGTGTTCTGTCCCATAATTTCAGAGACTCCTGGGCCCCAGATACCCTGAGGGGCATCCTGAAGGGTCTGAGAGCCCAGGGTGAGAAATGCCCCCAAGCGCATGCTCGGAGGGTGGAGATGCCCACAGAACCAACAGGGAAAGGCCACGACCCCCACCTTCCCTGTTCTGGGCTCCACTCCCTGCAGTGTTGCTCAAGGCTGAGGGCTAAACTCCCGGCTCTACCAGCAGCTATCAAAACCCCACTACAGAGAGCACGAGGGCAGGGACCCAGGAGCCTGTTTACCCACAGGTCTGCGCCTGGACCTGGGAGGACCTCACGTCACCTCTGGGCCGGCCTTGCCAGCGGCCAGCCAGGCAGGCCTTCCTCGCCCATCGCCAAGGTGAAGGCAGGCTCCTGTCCCCGAACAACACGCTGAATCTAGGCCAGGCTGTGGCCACTTCCCCAGGCAGAGCCCTCTGGAATCGAGCCAAGGGCTTTGCTCCAGGAAGCCCAGCAGCCACTCCCTGCTGTCCCCCCGGGGCTGGGGAACAGGGCAGGGAACCCGTCTGCTTCCGTCTGATCCAACTCCAGACTGGGGGCatctgggaggagggcagggcccgGAACGCTCACCGTGCATAGACCAGCTTGGCCAGACAGTCTCTGCGGGTATCGCACTCGGCCTGGGAGCAGGGCTTCCGGAACACCTGCCGGCCCCTGCCCGCCCGGATGGTTCGAATCCGCAGTGTTTCTAGCAGATGATCTTCCAGGAGTCCCAGCAGCAAGGCTGATGTCCCAACAGAGCCTGGGAGGCACAAACATCCTCTGTCCAAACAGCCCTCTGCACAAGGCCCCGGGAAGTCAGCATGGTGGAGCCGTGACCCCCTCAGTGGGGCAGAGCAAACTCAggaatggggagggaagagactcagcaggggcaggggcaggacttgaacccaggactGCTGTGTCCCAGTCCACATGGCCAGGAGTGGGATAAAGCACTACATAATCCAACCGCCCCCACCCGCCCCAGCTctcgttttctcatctgtaaggaGGCTGTCTGCCTCAGCAGAATTGGGGTGAGGAGGAACCCCTCCAGGGCAGGGCCCTACAGCAACAGCTTCAGGGCCACAGATCCCAAACTGCACCCTCTGGCCTCCTTGCACCCGATCCCACCACACGCTGGCCCTCCTCCGGTCGGGGCCTGCCTTGCTCCTGGGCAGTGTGACCAAGGGCCCCCGTCCTCGCCCTCACACTGAGCATCATCCACCAGCGGGCAGGGCTGGGCTTCATTTCCTGAGTCAGCAAACTGGGTGTTGCCGAGGTGCAGCAATCCAGCCAGGGCCTGAGGGGGCAGGAGAGGACACCCAGTGGGCACCTTCTCAAGGGCTGGAGCCCAGCCCGGGAAGGGTCTCTCTCCTGCCAAACAGAATCACGATAGTGGAATAGCAACAGCTCTCATTTACTGCCCACTTACTCCCGGACTCAGCCAGGCAGGACTCTGCACAACTGATACGCATCGTCTCGTGTAACCAGTAAGGCACGTGCTATGGTGATGCCCATGGCAGAGACGCCGCAAGCAGAGGTTAAAGCCCACACTTGGTAAAGGAGAAGGAGCCCAGGGTGGAGCCCAGGCAGTCCGACTTCCGATCCCTCCTGGGGCAGCCAGAGGGAGCGCCACGCCACCCAGTCTGACCCTCTGTCTCCCACTCCAGGAGCAGGCTGTCTCCTGTGGCCCAGGCCACTTCTGGGTGGCTGCTGGGGGCTTGGCTCTGGTGCCCTTTGGCCCTTTCCCAACACTGTTCGGCTCCGatagcccagcccagcccagggaagGAGCTGCGAGCTTGGTCTCTGTACAGTGGGTGCTCCCTTGCTTTTGCACTCAGCGATCCACTCGGGGGAGCCTCAGGGGGCTGAAGGAAGAGGACCCCCAGGTCCAGCAGTTTGGAAACCCTTGGACCAGGCACCAGTAGAGCAGGGcctctccctccatccctgtCTGGTCCCAGAAAGGGTGGCTCCATATGCTCCCGGCTTCCAAGCCACAAGCACCTCAGGAGGAGACCGCCATGCTGATGGGCATTGTGGATGGGCCAGGGCTCACGCTGGCCTCAAGCTCGCACTCCTGGCCAGACTCCTGGGTGGTCCACTTGCCCTGGGCTTGTTCCCTGTGCCGTCCCTCTGGCCAAGCTGCCTGTACTGGCTGtgacccccctcccctgcctaAGCAGCCCCCACGTGGAGATGGAGGCCACACTTCACCCCACTGCTCTGCAGGGGTCACCACCTGCAGACGGAAGCTGCCATTGGGGGTGACTGGGCCCGGCTAGCCTGGGCCAGCACTGAGTCCCAGGAGGAAGAAGGAGGTGGGAAGTTGGAACCAGCACATCCCAACAAACTGTACCACCGAGTGCTGTCTGGCTTTGGGCAGGTCTCAGCCATGGAAAGGGAATAATCTCCATACCCATGGAACTGCTGAAAAAAACAAGTGAGCTAAGAGTGACGATTTAGAAGTTTTAACACGCTAGACAAACACGTGGCAGCACTGTTTGCTCTGCTCTGAGTTAACAGAGCAGCAACTGATTCAGGCACTTTCCCTCTGACCTCCGGGATCACCGTGCTGGTCTCTTCTACGGCGCTCTGTGCTCTGCCCCTGTCCACCCTGACACCGTCTCCAGGCTCCGCCGCGCAGAGAGGTGGTCGCCTTCTCCTGGCGATGGTGCCGTCGGAGCCTAGAGTCCTAGATCCTCAGGGAAAGAGACTCCCGAGTCGAGAGAAGGGCCCTTCGAAGGGGGCTGCCCATCACCGCCGCCACACCTGAGTGGTGTGGCTTTTCCTCTGACCTGAAAGATGTTGTTCTGGGTGGGGGCATCGATGCCCAAATGAAGCATGGCCTCCCTGGTCACCTCGAAACAATCCTCTGTAAAGGAATCCGAGCCACAGCCCTGTGTCAGGACCCGAGGTCAGCGGGGGCGGCGGGCCCTGGGGGGATGTGTGGGTGCTGCTGGGCCAGCCCAGGGCGCCGGGCAAGGCTCCCCCTACCTTCCAAGGTCCTCTCTGGGTGGGGCAGCCAGGAGAAGGTGGCTCCCTCGGGGAGGCACCACCGGACCCTCTCCTCCGCGTGGGCTCCTTTGTAGATCTGTGGGGGTGGAGGCG includes these proteins:
- the MYO19 gene encoding unconventional myosin-XIX isoform X2; translation: MNPFKPVPQLYSPELMQEYHAASQPQTLKPHIFTVGEQTYRNVKSLMEPVNQSIVVSGESGAGKTWTSRCLMKFYAVVAASPTSWESHKVAQRIEQRILNSNPVMEAFGNACTLRNNNSSRFGKFIQLQLNGAQQMTGAAVQTYLLEKTRVACQAPSERNFHIFYQIYKGAHAEERVRWCLPEGATFSWLPHPERTLEEDCFEVTREAMLHLGIDAPTQNNIFQALAGLLHLGNTQFADSGNEAQPCPLVDDAQCSVGTSALLLGLLEDHLLETLRIRTIRAGRGRQVFRKPCSQAECDTRRDCLAKLVYARLFDWLVSVINSSICAAPDSWTTFIGLLDVYGFESFPNNSLEQLCINYANEKLQQHFVAHYLRAQQEEYAVEGLEWSFVSYQDNQPCLDLIEGSPVSICSLINEECRLNRPSSAAQLQTRIESALTGRPRLGRDRLSPEPNFIVLHYAGPVRYRTAGLVEKNKDPVPPELTRLLQQSQDPLLKVLFPADPEEKSQEEPSGQNRAPVLTVVSKFKASLEQLLQVLHGTTPHYIRCIKPNSQAQAQIFHREEVLSQLEACGLVETIHISAAGFPIRVSHRNFVERYELLRRLRPATTLGRHGPCPDGGRSERPPCTEPATLRGLLQEILHALPAPLHCGRTKVFMTDSTLELLERARAQVLEQCARHIQRGWRRHRCRTQARRRRAAVLIQAAVRSWLARKHVRRLHAAATVIKRAWREWRIRMAFLASEELDGVEEKHSSQAPCSPSSSPLPLAQTRLQGAITRLWPLGLALANAAVGVHGFQRKLVVFACLQLPVGSPRSCAIQTAQEQAGVLSIRALPQGSIRFHCRKSPLRYADTCPGPSPDSVTGFNQILLERHRPGHV
- the MYO19 gene encoding unconventional myosin-XIX isoform X1, with protein sequence MLQQVNGHGSGSAAHGGESLREDLQEFLGGEAPLQQLDDLTKVNPVTLETVLRCLQARYTADTFYTNAGCTLVAMNPFKPVPQLYSPELMQEYHAASQPQTLKPHIFTVGEQTYRNVKSLMEPVNQSIVVSGESGAGKTWTSRCLMKFYAVVAASPTSWESHKVAQRIEQRILNSNPVMEAFGNACTLRNNNSSRFGKFIQLQLNGAQQMTGAAVQTYLLEKTRVACQAPSERNFHIFYQIYKGAHAEERVRWCLPEGATFSWLPHPERTLEEDCFEVTREAMLHLGIDAPTQNNIFQALAGLLHLGNTQFADSGNEAQPCPLVDDAQCSVGTSALLLGLLEDHLLETLRIRTIRAGRGRQVFRKPCSQAECDTRRDCLAKLVYARLFDWLVSVINSSICAAPDSWTTFIGLLDVYGFESFPNNSLEQLCINYANEKLQQHFVAHYLRAQQEEYAVEGLEWSFVSYQDNQPCLDLIEGSPVSICSLINEECRLNRPSSAAQLQTRIESALTGRPRLGRDRLSPEPNFIVLHYAGPVRYRTAGLVEKNKDPVPPELTRLLQQSQDPLLKVLFPADPEEKSQEEPSGQNRAPVLTVVSKFKASLEQLLQVLHGTTPHYIRCIKPNSQAQAQIFHREEVLSQLEACGLVETIHISAAGFPIRVSHRNFVERYELLRRLRPATTLGRHGPCPDGGRSERPPCTEPATLRGLLQEILHALPAPLHCGRTKVFMTDSTLELLERARAQVLEQCARHIQRGWRRHRCRTQARRRRAAVLIQAAVRSWLARKHVRRLHAAATVIKRAWREWRIRMAFLASEELDGVEEKHSSQAPCSPSSSPLPLAQTRLQGAITRLWPLGLALANAAVGVHGFQRKLVVFACLQLPVGSPRSCAIQTAQEQAGVLSIRALPQGSIRFHCRKSPLRYADTCPGPSPDSVTGFNQILLERHRPGHV
- the MYO19 gene encoding unconventional myosin-XIX isoform X3, which codes for MDIPLPDEVLRRGGCLTHVLGKPQGCPEDRTAHLELQPRHGSFWERVHAEEQQQQPLREVHPAPAERGPADDGSCSSDLPPGENSSGLPGPQREELPHLLPDLQRSPRGGEGPVVPPRGSHLLLAAPPREDLGRPWLDCCTSATPSLLTQEMKPSPARWWMMLSVRARTGALGHTAQEQGSVGTSALLLGLLEDHLLETLRIRTIRAGRGRQVFRKPCSQAECDTRRDCLAKLVYARLFDWLVSVINSSICAAPDSWTTFIGLLDVYGFESFPNNSLEQLCINYANEKLQQHFVAHYLRAQQEEYAVEGLEWSFVSYQDNQPCLDLIEGSPVSICSLINEECRLNRPSSAAQLQTRIESALTGRPRLGRDRLSPEPNFIVLHYAGPVRYRTAGLVEKNKDPVPPELTRLLQQSQDPLLKVLFPADPEEKSQEEPSGQNRAPVLTVVSKFKASLEQLLQVLHGTTPHYIRCIKPNSQAQAQIFHREEVLSQLEACGLVETIHISAAGFPIRVSHRNFVERYELLRRLRPATTLGRHGPCPDGGRSERPPCTEPATLRGLLQEILHALPAPLHCGRTKVFMTDSTLELLERARAQVLEQCARHIQRGWRRHRCRTQARRRRAAVLIQAAVRSWLARKHVRRLHAAATVIKRAWREWRIRMAFLASEELDGVEEKHSSQAPCSPSSSPLPLAQTRLQGAITRLWPLGLALANAAVGVHGFQRKLVVFACLQLPVGSPRSCAIQTAQEQAGVLSIRALPQGSIRFHCRKSPLRYADTCPGPSPDSVTGFNQILLERHRPGHV